The proteins below come from a single Chryseobacterium capnotolerans genomic window:
- a CDS encoding exo-beta-N-acetylmuramidase NamZ family protein — MNLDFKIKNLLLICLIFLGVFNQYYSQTQVQPDFKTGADQPELYLPLLKDKTIGVVTNQTGLMSDKTHLVDFLVKNGVKIKAIFAPEHGFRGDADAGAKVKNGVDVKTGIPIVSLYASNKKPKPEQLAGIDLVVFDIQDVGVRFYTYISTLTYLMEAGAENNVEVLVLDRPNPHDGYTDGPVLKKKWASFVGMHEVPVVYGLTIGEYGKMVNGEKWLKNGVQAKYTLIQMKNYHKKQRYPILDKPSPNLPNDKAINLYPSLCFFEGTQVSVGRGTDQPFQIYGSPWTECLPYQFTPKPSYGAKDPFLNGKLCYGEDLSNYPKDLRELNLEWVIKAYQNYKNPQLDFFLKNLWFDTLSGTDEFRKQIIAGRSIPEIKASWKKDLEDFEKIRTQYVVYED, encoded by the coding sequence ATGAATTTAGATTTCAAAATTAAAAATTTACTTCTGATTTGCCTAATTTTTTTAGGAGTATTCAACCAATATTATTCTCAAACTCAAGTTCAACCGGATTTTAAAACCGGGGCAGATCAGCCTGAGCTTTATTTACCCCTATTAAAAGATAAAACCATTGGAGTCGTTACAAATCAGACAGGATTGATGAGTGATAAGACTCACTTGGTAGATTTTTTAGTGAAAAACGGAGTGAAAATCAAAGCTATTTTTGCTCCTGAGCATGGTTTCCGAGGAGATGCTGATGCAGGAGCAAAGGTAAAAAACGGAGTAGATGTGAAAACAGGAATTCCTATTGTTTCCCTTTATGCCAGCAACAAAAAACCGAAGCCTGAACAACTGGCCGGAATTGATCTTGTTGTGTTTGATATTCAGGATGTGGGAGTGAGGTTTTATACCTATATTTCTACTTTGACTTACCTGATGGAAGCAGGTGCTGAAAATAATGTTGAAGTGTTGGTTCTGGACCGTCCCAATCCTCACGATGGATATACTGATGGACCGGTCTTGAAAAAAAAATGGGCAAGTTTTGTTGGAATGCATGAGGTTCCGGTAGTGTATGGGCTGACCATTGGTGAGTACGGAAAAATGGTGAATGGAGAAAAATGGCTGAAAAATGGAGTTCAGGCAAAGTATACTTTAATCCAGATGAAGAACTACCATAAAAAACAGCGTTATCCGATATTAGATAAACCATCACCGAATTTACCTAATGATAAAGCGATCAATTTATATCCAAGTTTATGCTTTTTTGAAGGAACTCAGGTTTCTGTAGGAAGGGGCACAGATCAGCCTTTCCAAATCTATGGTTCACCATGGACGGAATGTTTACCCTATCAATTTACTCCTAAGCCAAGTTATGGCGCTAAAGATCCATTTTTAAACGGTAAACTGTGTTATGGTGAAGATCTTTCCAATTATCCGAAGGATCTAAGAGAACTGAATCTTGAATGGGTAATCAAGGCTTACCAGAATTACAAAAATCCTCAGCTGGATTTCTTTTTAAAAAATTTGTGGTTTGATACTCTTTCCGGAACGGATGAATTCAGAAAGCAGATTATTGCGGGTAGATCAATTCCAGAAATTAAGGCTTCATGGAAAAAAGATCTGGAAGATTTTGAAAAGATCAGAACCCAGTATGTGGTATATGAAGATTAA
- a CDS encoding PLP-dependent cysteine synthase family protein, with protein sequence MKYAKNILETIGNTPLVKLNNVLGEDFPALVLAKVETFNPGNSVKDRMALKMIEDAEKDGRLKPGGTIIEGTSGNTGMGLALAAIIKGYKCIFVTNSKQSKEKCDILRAVGAEVIVCPTDVKPTDPRSYYSVSKRLAKETENGWYVNQYDNLSNRTAHYESTAPEIWEQTEGKLTHFVAGAGTGGTITGCGTFFKEKNKDIKIIGVDTYGSILKEFHETGELHYDHAYTYITEGIGEDIIPENYDMSVIDHFEKVTDKDGAIYARKLAKEEGIFCGYSAGSAIASLIQMKDQFTKDDVIVVLLHDHGSRYVGKIYNDEWMKEMGWLD encoded by the coding sequence ATGAAATACGCAAAAAATATCCTTGAAACTATAGGAAACACACCATTGGTAAAACTTAACAATGTACTGGGTGAAGACTTTCCGGCATTAGTTTTAGCAAAAGTTGAGACATTCAACCCTGGAAACTCGGTAAAGGATAGAATGGCTCTTAAAATGATCGAAGATGCCGAAAAAGACGGCAGATTAAAACCTGGAGGAACCATCATTGAGGGAACTTCTGGAAATACAGGAATGGGATTAGCACTGGCTGCTATCATCAAAGGCTACAAATGTATCTTTGTAACCAATTCCAAGCAATCTAAAGAAAAGTGCGATATCCTTCGTGCGGTAGGAGCAGAAGTAATTGTTTGTCCTACAGATGTGAAGCCTACAGATCCACGTTCTTACTATTCAGTATCTAAAAGACTGGCAAAGGAGACCGAAAACGGATGGTATGTAAACCAATATGATAACCTATCTAACAGAACTGCTCACTATGAATCTACAGCACCGGAGATCTGGGAACAGACAGAAGGAAAACTTACTCACTTCGTAGCAGGAGCCGGAACAGGGGGAACCATTACAGGATGTGGCACATTCTTCAAGGAAAAAAATAAAGATATTAAAATAATCGGGGTCGACACTTACGGTTCTATTCTTAAAGAATTCCACGAAACCGGAGAATTACACTACGATCACGCGTATACCTATATCACTGAAGGAATTGGTGAAGATATCATCCCTGAAAACTATGATATGTCTGTTATTGATCACTTTGAAAAAGTAACGGATAAGGACGGAGCAATCTATGCAAGAAAACTGGCTAAAGAGGAAGGAATTTTCTGCGGATATTCTGCAGGAAGTGCTATTGCATCATTAATTCAGATGAAAGATCAGTTCACTAAAGATGATGTTATCGTAGTTTTACTTCACGACCACGGTTCAAGATATGTAGGAAAGATCTACAATGATGAGTGGATGAAAGAAATGGGCTGGCTGGACTAA
- a CDS encoding chaperone modulator CbpM, translating into MSERISREELVRIYNIEITFFDELVDYGLLNIQIENEVHYLMYEDLPDLEKFANWHYDLEINLPGMEVIHNMLKKLDALKRRNRELMNKLSAISDQYEDI; encoded by the coding sequence ATGAGTGAAAGAATATCACGAGAAGAACTCGTAAGAATATACAATATAGAAATCACTTTTTTTGATGAGCTTGTAGATTATGGTCTGCTGAATATACAGATTGAAAATGAAGTGCATTATCTCATGTATGAAGATCTGCCTGATCTGGAAAAATTTGCCAATTGGCATTATGATCTTGAAATCAATCTTCCGGGTATGGAAGTTATTCATAATATGTTGAAGAAACTGGACGCTTTAAAACGAAGAAATAGAGAACTGATGAATAAACTTTCTGCCATCAGTGATCAATATGAAGATATTTAG
- a CDS encoding helix-turn-helix transcriptional regulator translates to MNIFFFNNQALASATNNIMRIAMDDNSQKDIMADFALKELLIRLMQTQARSMVERNIVKNKSRIGFVVDYIKRNLHQKLSIESIAKLAYVSKSNFFKMFKDELGTSPNDFILQERISKAKELLATQNSIKETAYQTGFSDTNYFTRVFKQLEGVTPKSYQNRIMIRE, encoded by the coding sequence ATGAATATTTTCTTTTTTAATAACCAGGCGCTGGCTTCTGCTACTAACAATATTATGAGGATAGCCATGGATGATAATTCGCAAAAGGATATCATGGCCGACTTTGCATTGAAGGAGCTCCTGATCCGGCTTATGCAAACCCAGGCCAGAAGCATGGTGGAAAGAAATATTGTAAAAAATAAATCAAGAATCGGGTTTGTAGTAGATTATATTAAAAGAAACCTGCACCAGAAACTATCAATTGAAAGTATAGCCAAACTGGCTTATGTAAGTAAATCCAACTTCTTTAAGATGTTCAAAGATGAACTGGGAACTTCCCCAAATGATTTTATTCTGCAGGAAAGAATTAGCAAAGCCAAGGAATTGCTGGCCACTCAAAACAGTATTAAAGAAACAGCTTATCAAACAGGATTTTCAGATACTAATTATTTTACAAGGGTTTTTAAGCAGCTGGAGGGTGTTACCCCGAAAAGTTACCAGAACAGGATTATGATTCGTGAATAA
- a CDS encoding DUF3575 domain-containing protein: MKYRVLMGALAFLSIGSLKAQEQEQSEDKGLYVKGNALFLPIGIFNLAVEKQISPKYTLQGDVFVSPWKSFAGHELQFYSVSAEGRYYFKEAFKHWYIGANVSVAAYKAAKWNYWNDNVTQKDDGEYVMNSNLYQKGYSIMLGITGGYQFQLSDRWNLDLYATIGTSQSFYKGYDRTTGKRYDDAENFNKSGEIIPYRGGVMISYKFK; this comes from the coding sequence ATGAAATACAGAGTATTAATGGGTGCTTTGGCATTCCTGAGCATAGGTTCACTGAAGGCTCAGGAACAGGAACAAAGCGAAGATAAAGGTTTGTATGTAAAAGGTAATGCTCTTTTTTTACCAATAGGAATTTTTAACCTAGCTGTAGAAAAGCAGATCAGTCCTAAATACACCCTACAAGGAGATGTTTTTGTCTCACCGTGGAAGTCTTTTGCAGGACATGAGTTACAATTTTACTCTGTTTCTGCTGAAGGAAGGTATTATTTCAAAGAGGCTTTCAAACATTGGTATATAGGAGCGAATGTCTCTGTTGCGGCATACAAAGCTGCTAAATGGAACTATTGGAATGACAATGTTACCCAAAAAGATGATGGAGAATATGTCATGAATTCTAATCTTTACCAAAAAGGATACTCTATTATGTTGGGTATTACCGGAGGATATCAATTTCAATTATCTGATCGCTGGAATCTCGACCTCTATGCCACTATAGGAACTTCGCAAAGCTTTTATAAGGGATATGACAGAACCACCGGAAAACGCTATGATGATGCAGAAAACTTTAATAAAAGTGGTGAAATAATTCCCTACAGGGGCGGTGTAATGATCTCCTACAAATTTAAATAG
- a CDS encoding DnaJ C-terminal domain-containing protein: MAYIDYYKTLGVDKSATQDDIKKAYRKLARKLHPDLNPDDKESERKFKELNEANEVLSNPENRAKYDKYGENWKHGEEYEKAQQQQRQHQQHQNYGGGFSGADFGEGEDFSDFFQDMFGGSGGFGKSSRGRASGKFKGQDVQAELTLNLRDAAVTHPQTFEINGKKVRITIPAGVYDGQKIKLKGHGNPGMNGGPSGDLYITFNIPVDPNFERVGDDLKTKVIIDLYTAVLGGDVKVNTLDGSVNLKVKPETQSGMTVRLKGKGFPIYKKEGEHGDLFVTYEVKLPVNLTDKQKDLFEQLKNS, from the coding sequence ATGGCTTATATAGATTACTATAAAACTTTAGGCGTAGATAAAAGCGCAACTCAGGATGACATTAAAAAGGCTTACCGCAAATTAGCCAGAAAATTGCATCCAGACCTTAATCCTGATGATAAAGAATCAGAAAGAAAATTCAAAGAGCTGAATGAAGCCAATGAAGTTCTCAGCAATCCGGAAAATCGCGCAAAGTATGATAAATACGGAGAAAACTGGAAGCATGGTGAGGAGTATGAAAAAGCTCAACAGCAACAGAGACAGCATCAGCAACATCAGAATTATGGTGGTGGTTTCTCAGGTGCAGACTTTGGCGAAGGCGAAGACTTTTCAGATTTCTTCCAAGATATGTTTGGCGGATCTGGCGGTTTTGGTAAAAGTTCAAGAGGAAGAGCTTCAGGAAAGTTCAAAGGACAGGATGTACAGGCAGAATTAACCTTGAATTTGAGGGATGCTGCAGTAACTCATCCGCAAACTTTTGAAATCAATGGTAAAAAAGTAAGAATTACAATTCCAGCCGGTGTCTATGATGGACAGAAAATAAAATTAAAAGGCCACGGAAATCCCGGAATGAATGGAGGACCTAGTGGAGATCTCTATATCACATTCAATATTCCTGTAGACCCGAATTTTGAAAGAGTAGGAGATGACCTTAAAACAAAAGTCATTATTGATTTATATACCGCAGTTTTAGGTGGAGATGTAAAGGTGAATACCCTGGATGGAAGTGTCAATCTTAAAGTTAAACCAGAAACCCAAAGCGGAATGACCGTAAGACTGAAAGGAAAAGGATTCCCGATCTATAAGAAAGAGGGAGAGCATGGTGATCTTTTTGTAACTTATGAAGTGAAACTGCCTGTAAACCTTACCGATAAGCAGAAAGATCTTTTTGAACAACTTAAAAATTCCTAG
- a CDS encoding dicarboxylate/amino acid:cation symporter, translating into MKEVLKNYSGILFLLLGITIGSIIGIVAPGFVEYIKPLGDIFLNLLFVSVVPLVFFAVSNSIASLEQQSKFGKIILIMALTFLFFILTAAIFTICAVYLFPVSGVSGSSEMITEAANEDSWGNRIVSFFTVGEFTALFSRQNMLALLIFAFMTGFAARKTGDAGQPFRVFIASGYEVMKELLLLVMKLAPIGLGAYFAYQVSTLGPQLFGFYAKPLGLYYVAGIIYFLVFFSIYAFMASGQKGVKSFWTNAIYPTLTAISTCSSFATMPANLQAASKIGIPSPIANLVIPIGTTLHKNGSSMSSIIKIYVAFLIIGKDFFDPANLLLALGITVFVSIVAGGIPNGGYIGEMLMISVYKLPQEAIPAVMIIGTLVDPLATVLNSVGDIAAAMFVNRFVKD; encoded by the coding sequence ATGAAAGAGGTACTGAAAAACTACTCCGGAATCCTATTTTTACTTCTGGGAATCACAATCGGAAGCATTATAGGAATTGTTGCTCCGGGTTTTGTGGAATACATTAAACCGTTGGGAGACATTTTCCTGAATCTTCTTTTTGTAAGTGTTGTACCTCTGGTATTCTTTGCCGTATCGAATTCTATAGCATCTCTTGAACAGCAGTCCAAATTTGGAAAGATCATCCTTATCATGGCGCTTACCTTTCTGTTTTTTATTCTGACGGCTGCTATATTTACTATCTGTGCTGTATATTTGTTCCCTGTTTCCGGGGTTTCGGGAAGTTCTGAGATGATAACCGAAGCAGCGAACGAGGACAGTTGGGGAAATAGAATTGTAAGTTTCTTTACCGTGGGAGAATTCACAGCTCTTTTTTCAAGACAAAACATGTTGGCACTTCTTATTTTTGCCTTCATGACTGGGTTTGCAGCCAGAAAAACAGGAGATGCAGGACAACCATTCAGGGTTTTTATAGCGTCAGGATATGAAGTCATGAAAGAACTTCTTTTATTAGTCATGAAGCTGGCTCCAATTGGTCTTGGAGCTTATTTCGCATATCAGGTTTCTACATTGGGGCCACAGCTTTTTGGATTTTATGCTAAACCTTTAGGCTTATATTATGTTGCCGGAATTATTTATTTTCTTGTTTTCTTTTCTATTTATGCCTTTATGGCGAGTGGACAGAAAGGAGTGAAGAGTTTTTGGACCAATGCCATCTACCCAACTCTTACCGCTATCAGTACCTGTAGCAGCTTTGCTACCATGCCAGCTAATTTACAGGCAGCCTCTAAGATTGGAATTCCAAGCCCTATTGCTAATCTGGTGATTCCTATTGGAACAACCTTGCATAAAAATGGGTCTTCGATGTCTTCGATTATTAAAATCTATGTGGCTTTTTTAATTATTGGAAAAGATTTTTTTGATCCGGCCAATTTACTTTTAGCATTAGGGATCACAGTTTTCGTAAGTATTGTTGCAGGTGGAATTCCTAATGGCGGATATATTGGGGAAATGCTAATGATCTCGGTCTATAAATTGCCTCAGGAAGCTATTCCAGCGGTTATGATTATCGGAACTCTGGTAGATCCTCTGGCTACTGTACTGAATTCCGTAGGAGATATTGCCGCCGCGATGTTTGTCAATCGGTTTGTGAAGGATTGA
- the adhP gene encoding alcohol dehydrogenase AdhP, which translates to MIPKTMKAAVVQGYGQPLKIEEVPVRAPGRYEVLVKVIACGVCHTDLHAVDGDWPAKPKMPLIPGHEGVGIVVACGPEAFVKEGDAVGVPWLYSACGCCDYCITGWETLCEAQKNGGYSVDGGFAEYVIADSRYVGHLKSDVNFLEIAPILCAGVTVYKGLKETETKPGEWVAISGIGGLGHVAVQYAKAMGMHVAAIDVTDDKLDLAKKLGADLVVNAKNTDPGEYLHKEVGGMHGALITAVSPIAFKQGIDVLRRKGTIALNGLPPGSFELPIFETVLKRITVRGSIVGTRKDLQEALDFANEGLVKATVTSAKLEDINEVFDKMKKGQIDGRIVLDIAGSN; encoded by the coding sequence ATGATCCCAAAAACGATGAAGGCTGCGGTAGTGCAAGGCTATGGCCAGCCACTGAAGATTGAAGAAGTTCCTGTTAGAGCACCTGGAAGATATGAAGTATTGGTAAAGGTTATAGCCTGTGGTGTTTGCCATACAGATTTACATGCAGTAGATGGAGACTGGCCGGCTAAGCCCAAAATGCCACTTATTCCCGGGCATGAAGGGGTAGGAATTGTAGTAGCTTGTGGTCCTGAAGCTTTTGTAAAAGAAGGTGATGCAGTAGGAGTGCCATGGCTTTACAGTGCCTGCGGTTGCTGTGACTACTGTATTACAGGGTGGGAAACACTTTGTGAAGCTCAGAAGAATGGAGGGTATAGTGTAGACGGAGGATTTGCGGAATATGTAATTGCAGATTCAAGATATGTAGGACACTTAAAATCAGATGTTAACTTTCTGGAAATTGCTCCTATTTTATGTGCCGGGGTAACGGTTTATAAGGGATTAAAAGAAACTGAAACCAAACCTGGTGAATGGGTTGCTATATCAGGAATTGGAGGTTTGGGTCATGTGGCAGTTCAGTATGCGAAAGCAATGGGAATGCATGTAGCTGCTATTGATGTAACAGATGACAAACTTGATTTGGCGAAAAAACTAGGCGCAGACCTTGTTGTGAATGCCAAAAATACAGATCCTGGTGAATACCTTCATAAAGAAGTAGGAGGAATGCATGGAGCATTGATTACTGCCGTTTCGCCTATTGCATTCAAACAGGGAATTGACGTTTTAAGAAGAAAAGGAACCATTGCTCTTAACGGACTTCCGCCCGGATCATTTGAACTCCCTATTTTTGAAACTGTTTTAAAGAGAATTACAGTAAGAGGATCTATCGTAGGGACCCGAAAAGACCTGCAGGAAGCATTGGACTTTGCCAATGAAGGACTTGTAAAAGCTACAGTAACCTCAGCAAAACTGGAAGATATTAATGAGGTCTTTGATAAAATGAAGAAAGGGCAGATTGATGGCAGAATTGTATTAGATATTGCAGGCTCAAATTAA
- a CDS encoding ABC transporter permease, producing the protein MKFPLYFSRKIAFSKDNKNNLSRVIIFIGRLSVALGIIVSLITVATGFGSKKAIKERLADFSGHITVRSTRSNSSYNTSVLDNQGLNIAKIKELPDVEATQKYVTVTGIMRNEHNFAGIIFKGIGKDFDSLRFKKFLIAGTTPKVTEVGFNSDVTISQKIANDLHLKVNDSIVTVFLKADQKPLYRKFKIIGIYRTDIKLIDEQFVIGGINHARKIQDMKPDEIGGIDIFLKNVNDIDKDFPDIEKLIGYKNYAEKATEKFPQITDWISIFDTNIALIIIIMLIVVVINIIMVLLILIIERTNSIGLLKTLGASNAQIRATFINYTLIIMIPGLLYGNAIGLGLILIQKFFGIIKLNPENYYVSTVPVDLNPIAIVSISLGILAISALALIIPSYLISKISPVKVIKYN; encoded by the coding sequence TTGAAGTTTCCTTTATATTTCTCTAGAAAAATAGCGTTTTCCAAAGATAACAAAAATAACCTTTCAAGGGTTATCATCTTCATTGGCAGGCTTTCCGTAGCACTGGGAATTATTGTTTCCCTGATTACGGTAGCCACCGGATTCGGTTCCAAAAAAGCTATTAAAGAGAGACTCGCAGATTTCAGCGGACACATTACGGTAAGATCTACCCGATCTAATTCTTCTTATAATACCTCGGTTTTAGATAACCAGGGACTGAATATTGCCAAGATCAAGGAACTTCCTGATGTGGAAGCTACCCAAAAATATGTAACGGTTACCGGAATTATGCGTAATGAGCATAATTTTGCAGGAATTATATTTAAAGGAATCGGAAAAGATTTTGACAGTTTACGATTTAAAAAATTCCTTATTGCCGGAACTACACCTAAGGTAACTGAAGTAGGTTTCAACAGTGATGTTACTATTTCACAAAAAATAGCCAATGATCTCCATCTTAAGGTCAACGACAGTATAGTCACAGTATTCTTAAAAGCCGATCAAAAACCTCTTTATAGAAAATTTAAAATCATTGGAATCTATAGAACAGACATTAAGCTCATCGATGAACAGTTTGTGATTGGTGGAATTAATCATGCGAGAAAAATTCAGGATATGAAACCTGACGAGATTGGAGGAATTGATATTTTCCTAAAAAATGTGAATGATATTGATAAAGATTTCCCTGATATTGAAAAGCTGATCGGTTATAAAAACTATGCTGAAAAAGCAACAGAGAAATTTCCACAGATTACTGACTGGATCAGTATTTTTGATACCAATATCGCTCTTATCATCATCATCATGCTGATTGTAGTGGTTATTAATATTATTATGGTTCTTCTCATCCTTATTATTGAAAGAACGAACTCTATCGGTCTACTTAAGACCTTAGGAGCAAGCAATGCGCAGATTAGAGCTACTTTTATCAATTATACCCTTATCATCATGATTCCGGGACTTTTATATGGTAATGCCATTGGATTAGGATTAATTTTAATTCAGAAATTCTTTGGAATTATTAAGCTTAATCCTGAAAATTACTATGTAAGCACTGTTCCGGTAGATCTTAATCCTATTGCCATTGTTTCCATTTCATTAGGAATTTTGGCGATATCTGCTCTCGCATTAATTATTCCTAGTTATCTGATCAGTAAGATTTCTCCGGTGAAAGTAATTAAGTATAACTAA
- a CDS encoding RagB/SusD family nutrient uptake outer membrane protein, giving the protein MKKNIIKISLAALTVFVSLTSCERNLDQISSVNEAEEQAMLRPESFRQALDGAYTAFKSGGYYTSDTGSQLIMGDLTTDNLIISDGGRNSNAAAANFEFSADVSQTTGLFSAAYAVVSRANFVLSYLNNGVLTGTQKDNVEAEARAIRAAAHFDILRAYSAIPTQNFKAKNKYGIYYSESFNPLNNNSSRSLSIDESYKKVINDLLLAADKITQNDADKGRFSKAAVYGLLSRVYLYQGDYANTVKYGQLALGLSPSVTTLDNFNRIWKENEGLAKITDGVLFQISNAAPERNTVGVAYNQLIDGQYRSEFVADYDFFNMFASNDVRKTAYFTTALYNKKMYNHITKYAGNGGPVNIVPVKYLRTAEVLLNVAEASYNLGNQGTALALLNQLRKERYTSFTPGTEAGTALLDAILKERRLELAFENDRWYTLKRLGKSIKRSNKGDIADGTGTPAMTQELAADSHFWLWPLPINAIQANPNIQQNDDY; this is encoded by the coding sequence ATGAAAAAGAATATAATAAAAATAAGTTTAGCTGCGTTGACTGTTTTTGTATCGTTAACGTCTTGTGAAAGAAATTTGGATCAGATTTCATCAGTGAATGAAGCTGAAGAGCAGGCAATGTTGAGACCAGAATCATTCAGACAGGCTTTAGATGGAGCTTATACTGCATTTAAAAGTGGAGGATATTACACTAGTGATACAGGTAGCCAGCTTATTATGGGTGATCTTACTACAGATAACCTTATTATTTCAGACGGTGGAAGAAACTCTAACGCTGCAGCTGCAAACTTTGAGTTCTCTGCAGATGTTTCACAGACTACAGGGTTGTTTAGTGCTGCATATGCTGTAGTAAGCAGAGCTAACTTCGTTCTTTCTTATTTAAATAACGGAGTATTAACTGGTACTCAAAAAGATAATGTAGAAGCGGAAGCAAGAGCAATCAGAGCAGCAGCTCATTTTGATATCTTAAGAGCATACTCCGCTATTCCAACTCAAAACTTCAAAGCAAAGAATAAATACGGAATTTATTATTCTGAATCTTTTAATCCTTTGAATAATAATTCATCTAGAAGCTTATCAATAGATGAATCATATAAGAAAGTCATTAATGACCTGTTACTTGCAGCTGATAAAATTACTCAGAATGATGCTGATAAAGGAAGATTCAGCAAAGCTGCTGTATACGGATTATTATCAAGAGTATACCTTTATCAGGGAGACTATGCGAATACTGTAAAATATGGCCAGTTAGCTTTAGGGCTTTCTCCAAGTGTTACAACATTGGATAACTTTAACAGAATCTGGAAAGAAAATGAAGGATTAGCTAAAATTACTGATGGAGTTTTATTCCAGATTTCAAATGCTGCACCTGAGCGTAATACAGTAGGGGTTGCTTACAATCAGCTAATTGACGGTCAGTACAGATCAGAATTTGTTGCAGATTATGATTTCTTCAATATGTTTGCTAGCAATGACGTAAGAAAAACAGCTTACTTCACTACTGCTTTGTATAACAAAAAAATGTATAACCACATTACTAAATATGCAGGTAACGGTGGACCGGTGAACATTGTTCCAGTTAAGTATCTGAGAACTGCAGAAGTATTACTTAACGTAGCCGAAGCTTCTTACAACTTAGGGAATCAAGGGACGGCTCTTGCTTTGTTAAATCAGTTGAGAAAAGAAAGATATACTTCATTCACTCCTGGAACAGAAGCTGGAACAGCTCTTTTAGATGCTATCTTGAAAGAAAGAAGACTGGAGCTTGCTTTTGAAAATGACAGATGGTATACATTGAAAAGATTAGGAAAGTCTATTAAAAGATCTAATAAAGGAGATATAGCTGATGGTACAGGAACACCTGCAATGACACAGGAACTTGCCGCAGATAGCCACTTCTGGTTATGGCCGCTTCCAATTAATGCTATTCAGGCTAACCCGAACATTCAACAGAATGACGACTATTAA
- a CDS encoding AraC family transcriptional regulator N-terminal domain-containing protein: MNNNSKILLNTPKLRKENQLLSLVENQTKFNLNNCEFSIYETHKAAFGVKLHFENIAFTAMLRGKKHMKLDNKTSYFDYFPGESILVAPGETMVIDFPEADNTPTQCISLSLNPDFIENSLNHLNYSLPKVDEASQWNIQLDEYFLF; this comes from the coding sequence ATGAATAATAATAGCAAGATTTTATTAAACACTCCCAAATTACGCAAGGAAAACCAATTATTGAGTCTTGTTGAGAACCAGACAAAATTCAATCTAAACAATTGTGAATTTAGTATTTATGAGACCCATAAAGCTGCTTTTGGAGTGAAACTTCATTTTGAAAATATTGCTTTTACAGCTATGCTTAGAGGTAAGAAACACATGAAGCTGGATAACAAAACCAGTTATTTTGATTATTTTCCCGGAGAAAGTATTCTGGTAGCGCCAGGTGAAACCATGGTTATTGATTTTCCTGAGGCTGATAATACTCCTACACAATGCATCTCTTTAAGTTTAAATCCTGACTTTATAGAGAATTCCCTTAATCATTTAAACTATAGTCTTCCCAAGGTGGATGAGGCCTCACAATGGAATATCCAGTTGGATGAATATTTTCTTTTTTAA